Genomic window (Leptospira kanakyensis):
CCCAAACTTTATTCCCTGATTTTTGGATGTATTGTTTTTCTATCGAATAGTTGTCGATGATTCCTTTTTGGACTTCATCTCGGAGTTTTAAATTTTCTTCCAGTTCATCTACAGAGCTGATTTCCGAAAAATGTTTTCCAATGATTTCAAAAACTTTATAACCTAAAAAGTTGGCGAATGCTTCGTTTGCTTCATCGATAAACCCATTTTTACTAGTTTGTACAAGACCAATGGGTGAATCGTGAAACATAGTTTTGAATCTACGTTCCGCAAGTTCTAAGTTTGCTTCTGTATCTATTTTTTCAGAAATGTCCCGGGAAGAAGTGTGGATGTATTTTTTTCCTGTTGTGGGATGGATGGTCAAACGATTGTCAGACTGTAACCAAATGTAGTTTCCATCTTTGTGTAAAAAACGAAAAGTTGTGTGGATGTTCGTTTCTCCACGGAGGATCGGTTGGTGAGACCTTTCGTCGATGAGTCTTTTTTCGTCAGGGTGAAAGTAGTCGTAAGGATTTTTTCCAATCAGTTCTTCGGATTTGTAACCAATGATTTTTTCTGAATTGGGACTTACATAAATATAAGTTCCGTCTGGTTCATGTAGACATACCAATTCACGGCTAATTGCCGTTAAAAGGTGAAGTATTTCTGAATCGGGAAGTCCCACAAACGAAATCCTGTTTGGATCTTGTGGGTTGTCTATCCCAAATGTTCTTTTTGCGATCCCCGTTTCATAAAATTGTTTGGAAATCTCTTTTTTTTGAAACCAACCGTTATCAAAACCAACCGGTCTTTTATGACCCAGAAAATTGGTTCAAGGATACTCAAATGAAAAATCTATCGTATGTCATTCTAGACGGGAATTTAACTTCCGACCCAGAAGAAAGAAACATTGCAGGAGGAAAGTCTCTTGCCGTTTTTACAGTTGCTGTCAATCACACGGCAGGCAACCAAGAAGGTAAAGACAAAGACGACGTGTCTTACTTTGAAGTGGAGGCTTGGGAAAAATTAGGAGAGAACTGTGTCGAATATCTACAAAAGGGAAGTAAGGTGACGATCATGGGCAATCTCAAACAAAACCGATGGAAAAGCCCTGAAGGTGAAAATAGATCCAAAATCAAAGTGACTGCTTCCACAGTCCGGTTTGATAGTGTTCGCAAAAAAGAACCAAAAGCGGCTTAAGGAAATTTTAAGATCTTTACGGGTGTTGGAAATCCCTTCACCCGTGTTTTGGTTTATGGTGTGGGGATTGTTCTTTTTTTATGTTTTGAATGAGTGGGTGAATCAAATATGGAATGGCTGTCGTTCTGGTTTGATTTGGAATTTTCTCCCGATTCTTCTGTGAGTTTTCTTTCCTCAGTTCGATCTTCTTGTAGGGACGGTTTTCCATTTTTAATCACGGATAAAATTCGGAAATATCTAGGAGAAGAAACCAAGTTCCATTCTCTAAAATAGTATTTTGAAAATGCATGTTTGGGTCCATAAACACCGTTATTCGAATCAATTTTGTTTTTGATATTGGTTTTGAAATCCGATTGTTCTTCCTTGGTTAGGTTGGGAAACTGCGCCACTTCCCCTTCCACATAACGGTTTCGTAAAATATCCAATTCCCTGCGGTTTCGTCTTGTGACATCTTCAAAAAAATATTGATTGGGGCCGTTACAATTTCCTCCGTATGATTCACAATTGGGAGCAAGTTGCGGGTTCACATACGTGAGTTCCAAATAAATGCTTATGTACTCACCGGGGTTCGGAACTTTTCCCTCTTGGATTTCTAAAACTTGGGGAACTGTATCTCTATCCGTATATTGTCTTTCAATGGCTTCACGTGAGATTTTGGTTTCGGGGGTTGTACTATTCACTTTCACCGGTTTTTTCGATTCCCCAACGATTACTTTGTTTCGCATTACTTCTGTTTTTGTTTCCAAAATTTCATAGGCTTGAAAGTTTACTGGTTGTTTGGCGATCACTTCACCCTTTTGGTTGATTACGATGATATGATGTTCTAAGATCGTTCCCGCAATGATTTCTTCTATGATACTAATCCCTGCATCTTCAAAAAATAAATCGAGTTGGATGAAAGGAATTTTGTTTTCCGAATACTCCACACTCACCCCTGGTTCCCTGGCCAAAGTTTTTTTTTCTTCTTTGGTTTCTGAATGGGTGGCTTCCGATTTTGTAATCATACGAATGTGGTTGAGATTAATTTGTTCTGTGTGAGTCGGAAAGGACGGAGTGAATACCTGTTGCGGAGTTTGGCATCCGAAAGAAAGGACTAACAGGAAGGAAAGAAAATACACGCGGTTCATAAAGTAAGTATCGGTCAGAGATTGCCCCTAAAATTAGGGGCAATGTTGCGGTTTAGATGTGTTTTGCAGAAAGTGGAGGGAGGATTGGCCCACTCACTTGTAGGATTTCTACATACTTTCCATTCACTAAACGGAATGCTTTTTCTGGTTTGTCTTTTAAGAAGTAAACAGCTTCCATTCCTTTTTGTGTAGGAGCTTCCATTTTCAAAACCTTTCCCCATTCAGTATAAGTAAGGGTGATGGTTTGACCATCTTGGCTGTATTCTTTGACTAGTTTTCCATCAAAGTCATACTCAGCCATTGCAATTGGATTTTTATCAGTCCAGAATTCAATTAGGTTGAAAACGAGAACATCCAGAATTCCTCCAACGTAATATGCAATGGAAATTGGAAAGAGCATTAAAAGAGAACGAAAGAAACCTGCAACTTTTCCAGTTCCAATTTGAATGTTTCCATTGAAAGAGTAAACGGCTTTCGTAACTCCAAATTTTCCAAAGCAATTTGCGAATAAACCAATGGACAAAAGTCCCACAAGAGCGGCTTTTAATATTTTTTTCATTTTTTACCTCTTAGTTCTGAACAAAAAACTAAAGACCAATCCTATGTGATTCACGAATCATCTGCAAGCCGAAATGATTGACATGGTCATTTTTTCGAAGAATCTGGTCTGAATAGAAGGCATCTCCCATTGATCTTTTCCGATTTTGAATACTTTGTCTTCTTTCTCTTTGTTTTTTTTACGGTTTGGTACGTATTCCCTACCATTTTTTCGAATCAATCTAGGGAAACACGAATCCTACATATCTTCCTACTCATTAGTAGTTATTTCTTTTACATGTCTTGGGATTATCGTTTTGGTGCTCTCATCCTACTTTCCACTGCCATCGATTATTATGTAGGACTCAAACTAAGCGGAGAAACTAGGGAAAAGGTAAGATACTATCTCTTACTTTTTAGTTTGATTACAAACCTAGTGTTTATTTTGGGTTTTTTCAAATATTACAACTTTCTTGTCACCTCTATCAATACGGTCACCAATCCTTTGTTTGGTGCAGATGCCTTACCTGTTCTTAAAATTATTCTTCCTGCAGGGATCTCCTTTTTTACCTTTCAGTCTTTGTCTTATACCATTGATGTGTATCGCAAGGAAATTCCGGCCGAAAAAGATTTTATTCGTTTTGCTTTGTTCGTGAGTTTTTTCCCTCAACTGGTTGCAGGCCCCATTGTTACGGCAAGAACCTTTATGCCACAACTCTATACGCCAAAAAAACTGGAAGATATCGAGTTTCGAGTGTCGATTCGATTTTTTATGTTGGGTTATTTTAAGAAAGCAGTTTTGTCTGATATGGTCGCTCCGACCATTGACACAATTTATGCCGACCCATCTGGCCACCACGCCTACGCTTTGTTAATTGCCGCAGCGCTCGGTGGAATTCAAGTGTATTTGGATTTTAGCGGGTATTCGGATATGGCCATTGGAAGTGCCATGTTACTTGGTTATAAACTTCCGACAAACTTCAACTTACCATTCCTTGCCACTTCTGTTTCTGGTTTTTGGCGCCGTTGGCACATGACCTTAAATTCTTGGTTACGAGATTATATTTATATTCCTATGGGTGGAAGCCGCGTAACATCCGTCAGACGAAAATTCAATCTTTGGTTCACCATGTTTGTGAGTGGGGTTTGGCACGGAGCACAGTGGACTTTTGTGTTTTGGGGAAGTCTCAACGGATTTTTTTATTTTTTAGAAGAGGTTTGGAAAGAATGGTTTCCTGACCAAAAGAACGAAACGGAAACCAAACATTGGTATGCGGCTCCTCTTTGGCTCTTTCAGAATCTCCTCAATAGTTCCATTTTCTTTTTGGGTGCTGTTTTCTTTCGTTCTCTCACTTGGGAAAATGCTTGGATTCACATCCGGGGAATTTTTACATTCCAAGCGGGACAAATCCGGCCTTATATGTGGAAAGACTTCCTTTGGATTCTATTTTTCCTCTATTTAGGCCATATCATCGGTTATTTTATCTTTGAAAAGGGAAAAGGCAAACAAATCCCCGCCAGTTTGGAATTTGCCCTCTATCCCATTCTCTTTCTTGTCTTAAATTTAGCTACACCAGAAAACTCCGTTCCGTTCATTTACTTTCAGTTCTAATTTGCTTTTTTCGTTTCCAATATTAGGAATCCTTATAGCTTGTTGCTATGGAAAGTGAGCGAAGGCTACCAAGAATATCTCCCGGTGACTTTTCTGAATTTGAGGTGCAACTGGATTTGGAAGGGATCACCTTATTTGGAAAGTTAGGGAATATTTCAGAAGAAGGCCTTTGTTTTTTGGGTGAGGACGACTTACTCAGCGATGAAATTGAGTCCCAGGTTTTGGGAAGTATTGTTTGGGCAAAGGGCACCAAACGTATGTTCTTTGAAGGAACTGTTATGTGGACCCAAACCTCCAAAATCAAAAATGTAATTTATTATATCGCAGGAATCCAATTCCAAGAAAAACTAAATCTTACGGATTCTATGCTTGCTCGTAGTTTGGAGATCAAATGAAAATACTACTCCTTGGTGGAACCGGACTTATCGGTAAACAAGTGTTACTGTCTCTTGTTTTTTATCCCCAAATCAAAAAGGTAATTGTTTGGGCCAGAAGTTCCAAGTCTGCTTCCAATCCCAATGTCCCCATTGAAGTCATCCAAGTAAACTGGGAAGATTTTCAGGCAGGAAAAGTTTCCCTTCCTGATGGTTTGGATGCTGTATTTTGTTGTCTTGGAACTACCATTAACAAAGCAGGAAGCCAGGAAAAATTCAAAGAAATCGATTACGAATATCCACTCCTTGCGGCCAAACAAGCCAAATCAAAAAATGTTCCTGGATTTTATATCATTACCGCCATGGGATCTGATGCCAATTCTTCTATATTTTACAACCGAGTGAAAGGCGAAATTGAAACGGAACTTCGTAACTTACAATTTCCCTTCCTTGGAATTTTTAGACCTTCCCTTCTCATTGGCGAAAGAGAAGAAGTACGATTGGGCGAGAAGGTAGGTGAATTCCTCGGAAATCTCATTCCTTTTGGACTTCTGGGACTTAAAAAATTCAAACCCATTCCTGGTGAATACGTTGCCAAATCCATGATCCATTCTCTGTTACACGACAAACCAGAAAAAGGATTACCTCCACAAGTGAAAGTATATGAAAACGATGTCCTTTGGGAGATCGGTAAGGACCATTCTTTTTGATTCCAGACAACAAACAAAAACCCTATTCCAAAACCAAATACATCATCCTGAGTTGGGTGGTTCACTTCATCGTAAGAGTTTGGTATCTATTCATTCGAAACCAAAAGTTTATCATTCCGGACGCAAGTGCTAATGCCATTGAAAAAGGTTCTGGATATATCATTGCTGTTTTTCATGAAACAACTCTTTCTCTTTACCGGCATGCCACTCAGTATTTAAAACGAAAGAAAAAAGCGGATATGGTCGCTCTTGTGTCCCAATCCAAAGATGGTGAAATCATCCACCAAACCTTTGCTCGCTCTAACTTACGTTCTGTGCGAGGTTCTTCCACGAGAGGGGGAACAGGTGCCTTTCGTAATATCCTCAAAGAAATGAAACAAGGGGCAGTGCCTATTTTTACTGTGGATGGCCCAAAAGGCCCGAGGCGTGAAGTAAAACCAGGTGTCATTGTGACTGCTTCTCTCACTGGTTTTCCCATCCTATATTTGCATTCTTGTTATGACAGGGCTTACACTTTCAAAAGTTGGGACAGGCATTTTTTCCCTAAATTTGGAGCTCGTCTTTTCATTCAATACGGGGAACCGTTTTTTGTTCCGAAAGGTCTTTCGGAGAGCCAAATGGATGAATATGCCAAAAAATTGGAAATTGCCATGGGGAAAAATGCGGAAAACCTGGAATCCTATGTGCGGGAACGTTTCCCTGACAATTCTATTGACGTACCACCTAAACTCTAAATTTTAACCAAGTAAGGTAAAAAAATGTCATCTCTCAAAAACTATATCTTCACTTCCGAGTCCGTATCTGAAGGACACCCAGACAAAGTCTGTGACCAAATTTCCGATGCCATTCTCGATGCATATTTAGCCCAAGATCCAAAATCCCGTGTTGCTTGTGAAACTCTGGTAACAACAAACCTTGTTGTGATTGCCGGTGAGATCACAAGTAAAGGAAAAGTGGACACACAAGAAGTGGCCCGCGATGTAATTCGAAAAATTGGTTATAACGATATCAATATGTATTTCGATGCAGATTTCGCAGTGGTTTCTTCCCACGTTCATGCTCAGTCTCCAGACATTGCCCAAGGGGTAAATGAAGGAGAAGGACTCCATACAGAACAAGGAGCCGGAGACCAAGGTCTTATGTTTGGTTTTGCCATCGCAGAAACTCCAGAACTAATGCCTGCTCCTCTTTATTACTCACACAAACTTTTGGAAAACCTATCTGACCTTCGTCACACAGGGAAAATTGACTGGTTACGTCCTGATGCAAAATCGCAAGTCACCATCCAATACGAAGACGGAAAACCAAAAAGAGTGGATACTGTTGTAATCTCTACGCAACACAAACCAGGTGTGACTCACAAACAAATCGAAGAAGCAGTCATCGAAGAATGTATCAAAAAAATCATTCCTAAAGAACTTCTTACAAACACTCGTTATTTCATTAACCCTACTGGTAAATTTGAAATTGGTGGGCCACACGGTGATACAGGTCTTACAGGACGTAAGATCATTGTAGATACTTACGGTGGAATGGGTCGTCATGGTGGTGGAGCTTTCTCTGGAAAAGATCCATCTAAAGTTGACCGTTCTGCAGCATATATCGGCCGTTATATTGCAAAAAACGTAGTGGCAGCAGGACTTGCACACAAATGTGAAGTACAACTTGCATACGCAATTGGTGTTGCGGAACCAGTATCTGTTCTTGTAGATACTTTTGGAACAGGAACCATTTCTGATGAAGAAATCGCAAAACGAGTTCTTGCAAATTTCAAACTCACTCCAAAAGGAATTGTGGATGGCCTTGATCTTCTTGGAAAAGGAAGAAAATACCAAGAAACTGCGGCTTATGGTCACTTTGGTAGAACAGGTAGCACATTTACCTGGGAAAAAACTGATAAAGCAGAAGCTTTAAAAAAAGGATAAATCATGGGAGCACCTAGCCAATCCACTGCAGACAAAAAAGCAACGAGAGATGCCTACGGCGAAGCCTTAGTTGAGTTAGGTGCATCTAGACAAGATGTCGTGGTTTTAGATGCGGATCTTTCTGGTTCCACTAAAACTGCGGATTTTAAGAAAAAATATCCTGAACGTTTTTTTAATGTTGGTGTCGCTGAACAAAACTTAGTTGGTCATGCGGCAGGTCTTGCTCTTTCTGGTTTTGTGCCTTTTGCTTCTAGTTTTGCTATGTTTTTATCTGGCAGAGCTTGGGAAGTGGTGCGTAACAGTGTGGTTTACCCAAAAGTAAACGTAAAACTCGTTGCCTCTCATGGTGGAATCACTGTGGGAGAAGACGGTGCTTCTCACCAATGTATTGAAGACTTCGCCATCATGCGAGTCATTCCAGAAATGACTGTGATTTGTCCTTCTGATTTCAACGAAACCAAACAAGTCATTCACGCTATCGCTGATTATAAAGGCCCGGTGTACGTAAGGGTGGGTCGTCCTGCCATTCCTGTCATCGAAAGAGAAAATTACAAATTCCAAATTGGAAAAGCAGAAGTCATTTCTGAAGGAAAAGATGTTTGTATCATTGCCAATGGTGTAATGGTCAACGAAGCTATGATCGCTGTGGGACTACTCAAAGAAAAAGGAATTAACGCAAGCCTTCTCAATATGGCTACCATCAAACCTTTGGACAAAGATGCCATCATCGCCAAAGCAAAAGAATGCGGTGCCGTTGTGACTTGTGAAGAACACAATGTGATTGGTGGTCTTGGTTCTGCAGTTTCAGAACTTCTTTCGGAAGAGTATCCAGTTCCTGTCATCAAAGTCGGAATGAAAGATACATTCGGAAAATCAGGAACTTGGAGTGGTCTACTGGATTACTTTGGTCTCCGTGCAAAAGACGTTGTTTCCCACGTAGAAATCGCAATTTCCAAAAAGAAAAAATAAGGTTTTGGTTTCGGTTATGACCGGTGCCGGAGCTTCCCAACCATCCATCTTAGAAGAAACCGAAGTGAGGCCGCGTCGTAGTGACGGGCCTTGGAAGGTTGTCCTTTGGGATGATGACTTTCATACTTATGAATATGTCATTGAGATGTTAATGGACGTATGCCAAATGCCTTGGGAAAAAGCCTTCCAACATGCAGTCGAAGTAGATACCAGAAAAAAAACCATCGTCTTTTCTGGAGAATTGGAACATGCAGAGTTTGTCCACGAACGGATCTTAAACTATGGCCCTGATCCTAGAATGGGTTCTTCGAAAGGTTCCATGACGGCCACTCTCGAACAATAAAATATCCTAATTCTTTTTTAAAACGGAATCTGTTGTTAAATTTTGATTCCGAATCTGTATTGAAAGTTACCTAGATGTTTAAAGAAGATTACATCTTACGTTCTAACGCGTAATTTCTTTCCGGAACGAGTAACGATGAAACCGATTCATTTGTATCCACTTTGATGTTTGTTGCTGGATTGTAAGTATCTAACATATACTCTCCATCCACAATGAATTGGTAATGGTATTCCCCAGGTAATAATTTCTTTTCGAGAGTGAACACTCCCTTTCTGTCTTTTTTAAGGAAATCATGTTCTGGGTTCCAATCATTAAAACTTCCCACCACTCGAACCACTTCTGCCTCGGGTAAGTAAATTTGGAATTTAACCGTTCGTAAGTCCCGTTCTTCGTTGGCAGAATCTTCGAGAACCATGGTTTTGGTTTGGCGGTCCGTGTCTTTGTTCTCTAAGATGAAACGGGAGTAGTAGGAACCAGAACCATCTTCCAACTTATCAAAGTTTTCTGGGTCATAGGTGAGAAGTCCATTCACTCGGAATTTGTATTCGTAAACAGGATCTTCTTCATAAGTATCAGTGATTTGAGTGGGTTCGATTACTGTATAATAGATACCGTATTGGTTCCGTTTCATATCGGAACATTCCCAATTGTTAAAACTTCCGCAGATTTCTACGGCTTCCTCTCTGAGGCCGTTGTAGGTAAATAAAATTCCTCTGTGAATGAGTTTGCCAGAAGAAACATAAGACTCTACGTCTAGATAACGAATGTAACGTGGAGCGATATTTTTTTTGAGACTTTCCAGTTGCCAGAGGTAATAAACTGTATCCTGATTTTCCGTTTCATCGGACATCTCTAGTTCTTTTGAAGAAAAACTTCCAATCCAGTCCATTCCGTCCTCTGCAAAGATTCCGATTCCTGTGAAAAAGAGTAAAAATAGGGCAATACGGATGGATTTCGATTTCATCATAGGTTTGGTCGTAAAGGGTTCCTTCTAGATAATTTTCGGCAGAATTGAAAAAAGGGAGTGAAAGGTTTTTTTCCAAAGGAACCATCTGACATAATAAAAAAAATATTCTGTCATTTTGAGAATGGGCCGATAATTCATTAGGAATAGACCCTTAAATGGCTGAGCCGATAGACAAATTGAGTCCGGAAGAAATTACACAAATCGAGACGATGTTTTCGGCTCTCAATAAAAATCCGCTCTCATCGGAAGAATTGAATCCGATGGCGAAGGTTTTACGTGAGAAACTGGGATATACGAATCCCATCGCACCTGCGGAACCAGAAACCGATACCGAAGAAGATTCGGGCTCTGCCTTTGACGATTTTGATAATGAAGGGGCAGGAGATTCCAACGCCGGAGACCCTTTTACCGGACTCGATGAGGATGATGATTTTGGTCCTCCCAAACTCCCCAACCGTGAAGCCGAAGAAGACGATGGAATTGATTTAGATGAACTCCTCGGTGAAGACGGCCCGAGACCCACTCCGGCTCCTGCCGCCACAGATGATTTTGACTTTGATGCACCGACGGCTGCAGACGATGCGGATCCCTTTGCTTCCGATGCAGGAACTACGGAAGAGGCAGACCCTTTTGCAGATATGGGTTCCACTCCCGCTGCTACTGAAACTTTCGGTGATGATCCCTTTGGCAATTTAGACGCGATCGATGAAGCTCCCATCGAAGACAAACCAGCGCCAGTCATTGGTGATGATCCTTTTGCTAATTTAGGTGGGGATGACACTCCACCGACTACCGACGAAGATTTGTTTGCTGGTTTTGATAGTGGATCGGAAGGCGAGGCTCCTTCTGGAGATGATTTTGATTTTGGCGGTGGGACGGATACTCCTACTTCCGGTGATGATCCCTTTGCAGATATGGGTTCCACTCCCGCTGCTACTGAAAGTTTTGGGGATGACCCTTTTGCTAATTTAGGTGGAGATAACACTCCTTCTTCTGATACAGATTCCGCCGATGATCCGTTTGGTGATATGTCATCTCCAAGTTCTGGCGGTGATACTTTTGGAGACGATCCCTTTGCAGATATGGGTTCGACCCCCGCTGCTACTGAAAGTTTTGGGGATGATCCGTTTGGTGGTATGGACAGTCCGTCCACTCCTTCTCGTGATAATGAACCCGCTGACATGGGTGGTGGGTTTGATGATCCATTTGGAGACTTGGGTGTGGGAATGGAACCACCGAGTCTGGATGATGACTTAGGAGCTCCTTCTTTTGACGATTTGGCACCATCGATTGATGATATGCCTGTTTCCACGATGGATGACTTTGGTTCTGACGGGCCAGGGGGATTTGAGGAAGACCTCATGTCTCTTGGTAAAGAAGAGGAACCAGAAGAATCTCTCGAAGCTAACTTAACGGATGAAGAGTTAGCTGTCATCCAAGCAGAATTACTTCGTTACCCACCAAAACTCAGACGAACCATCATTGATACGATTGTGAACCAAAGGATTCCGGTTCGTAATCAAAAAGAAATCATTGAACTCATTAAGGCCCAACAAAAACCAGAAGACATTGCTAGTTACCTCAGTGGTCTTCTGGGTGAACGAGTGGAACTCAGTGATTCCACTGGTAAGTTTGCCGCTGATGGAGTTCCCATCATTGCCAGTCGGGATGCTTATACCAAAGAAGGTGCTGCCCGCAAACGAGAGTTAGTCCGTAGAACTATTTTGTCTTCTGCGGCCGCTGTATTCCTTGTATTTGGAATTGTCACACTTTGGAAGTATGTGATTGTTCCTTATCGTGCGAAAGCACAGTATGCCCTCGGACTTGAAAAAATTGAAGAGTTCAGTTATGAAACGGATGCTTTAGAGAAGAAAAAACTCCTCGCCGATGCAGAAAATTATTTTATCAAAGGGGAAGAAATTTTCCCACATAACCTAGAGTTTTTGAATAAATACTGTATTGCTTATACCAAAGCCGGTCAGTATGAAAGAGCCTTCGAAAAATGTTTTGGGAAAGTGGAACCTGATTTTGGTTATGAACTAGAAGATAAGGAACACAAAAGGGCTTGGGAAAACAGAAAAGAAGTACCAAACATTAGTTTTGCGAAAAAAACGGAATGGAATGATGCCGGTGTGGAAACTGCTGGACGTAGACCTTTACCAGAACTAACTTTTTATTTAACTTCACAAGATAAAGTTCCAAGAAAGGTTTTAAAGGCGGGAGCTTATATTGCCTCTCGTCTCAAATACAATGTCCATGATATTGATACATACATTGCCCTTGGAACGTTTCACTCCTTCCATAGAAAGGATTTTATCGAAGTTCCTCCAGGCAGTAATCGCAAAAAATATAAAAACGACCATCTGGCTATTGAATACTTCAAACGAGTGTTTACCGATGGGGGAGACCCTGATAACGTCGATGCGATTGCAGGGATTGCAAAGATATTTTACAACAAACAAGAGTTTGGAACGGCTGTTAAATACTATAACGATATCATTGAAAAGTATCCTAAAAATGCCATTGGTCATGGTGGGATTTTATCAACCTACATTGAAATGTGGAAACGTGATAAAAATCCGCAGTATGTACTCAACCATCATAGACAGGTTCGAAATGCTCTCAATATAGAAGATGAGCTTTCTCTTTTTGTTTTGGCAAAACTTGCATCCTTCTACATAGATTTAGATTCGGAAGAAGTTCGAATCAAATACAACATAAACCCAGAAGACCAAGTCACGGGTATGGAGATTGATGATAACGTAGAATACCTCTTAAACATTGCTTATGGCAAAGATGGTGGATCCAAATTTGCGGAAGGATATTACCAAAGAGCTCGGTTCTATTTCAAAAAAGAAGAAGCGGCACGTGCCCTCAAACAATTGGAACTTGCATCCACTTATGACATTCGCCATTACTTAGCAGTTCTGCTTATGGCAGAATACTATATCCAAACGGAAAATTATGATGAAGCGGTCAAACTTCTGAGAGAAGCCGATGATCGTTATCAAAATTATAGAGAAAGGCTTGGGGAAAGAGATGAGGATGAAACCTTACTCGAAGGAAGCCCTGGAAGGATTTCGTTTAACTTAGGTAAAATCCAATTTTTAGAAGCTGCTGGAATTAATGTAACAGACAATATACGAGAATTCCCTGGTAAAAAAATCTATCCAGAACGTAGTATTGGTACCCTTTCTTATGAAGAAAAAGAAAGAAGAAACGGACTTTTTATGGCTCGTGAATCTTTCCTTGCGGCCCTGGATCGTGA
Coding sequences:
- the metK gene encoding methionine adenosyltransferase → MSSLKNYIFTSESVSEGHPDKVCDQISDAILDAYLAQDPKSRVACETLVTTNLVVIAGEITSKGKVDTQEVARDVIRKIGYNDINMYFDADFAVVSSHVHAQSPDIAQGVNEGEGLHTEQGAGDQGLMFGFAIAETPELMPAPLYYSHKLLENLSDLRHTGKIDWLRPDAKSQVTIQYEDGKPKRVDTVVISTQHKPGVTHKQIEEAVIEECIKKIIPKELLTNTRYFINPTGKFEIGGPHGDTGLTGRKIIVDTYGGMGRHGGGAFSGKDPSKVDRSAAYIGRYIAKNVVAAGLAHKCEVQLAYAIGVAEPVSVLVDTFGTGTISDEEIAKRVLANFKLTPKGIVDGLDLLGKGRKYQETAAYGHFGRTGSTFTWEKTDKAEALKKG
- a CDS encoding PilZ domain-containing protein translates to MESERRLPRISPGDFSEFEVQLDLEGITLFGKLGNISEEGLCFLGEDDLLSDEIESQVLGSIVWAKGTKRMFFEGTVMWTQTSKIKNVIYYIAGIQFQEKLNLTDSMLARSLEIK
- a CDS encoding ATP-dependent Clp protease adaptor ClpS, giving the protein MTGAGASQPSILEETEVRPRRSDGPWKVVLWDDDFHTYEYVIEMLMDVCQMPWEKAFQHAVEVDTRKKTIVFSGELEHAEFVHERILNYGPDPRMGSSKGSMTATLEQ
- a CDS encoding glycogen-binding domain-containing protein → MMKSKSIRIALFLLFFTGIGIFAEDGMDWIGSFSSKELEMSDETENQDTVYYLWQLESLKKNIAPRYIRYLDVESYVSSGKLIHRGILFTYNGLREEAVEICGSFNNWECSDMKRNQYGIYYTVIEPTQITDTYEEDPVYEYKFRVNGLLTYDPENFDKLEDGSGSYYSRFILENKDTDRQTKTMVLEDSANEERDLRTVKFQIYLPEAEVVRVVGSFNDWNPEHDFLKKDRKGVFTLEKKLLPGEYHYQFIVDGEYMLDTYNPATNIKVDTNESVSSLLVPERNYALERKM
- a CDS encoding single-stranded DNA-binding protein — its product is MKNLSYVILDGNLTSDPEERNIAGGKSLAVFTVAVNHTAGNQEGKDKDDVSYFEVEAWEKLGENCVEYLQKGSKVTIMGNLKQNRWKSPEGENRSKIKVTASTVRFDSVRKKEPKAA
- a CDS encoding NAD-dependent epimerase/dehydratase family protein, giving the protein MKILLLGGTGLIGKQVLLSLVFYPQIKKVIVWARSSKSASNPNVPIEVIQVNWEDFQAGKVSLPDGLDAVFCCLGTTINKAGSQEKFKEIDYEYPLLAAKQAKSKNVPGFYIITAMGSDANSSIFYNRVKGEIETELRNLQFPFLGIFRPSLLIGEREEVRLGEKVGEFLGNLIPFGLLGLKKFKPIPGEYVAKSMIHSLLHDKPEKGLPPQVKVYENDVLWEIGKDHSF
- a CDS encoding MBOAT family O-acyltransferase — encoded protein: MIFSDFEYFVFFLFVFFTVWYVFPTIFSNQSRETRILHIFLLISSYFFYMSWDYRFGALILLSTAIDYYVGLKLSGETREKVRYYLLLFSLITNLVFILGFFKYYNFLVTSINTVTNPLFGADALPVLKIILPAGISFFTFQSLSYTIDVYRKEIPAEKDFIRFALFVSFFPQLVAGPIVTARTFMPQLYTPKKLEDIEFRVSIRFFMLGYFKKAVLSDMVAPTIDTIYADPSGHHAYALLIAAALGGIQVYLDFSGYSDMAIGSAMLLGYKLPTNFNLPFLATSVSGFWRRWHMTLNSWLRDYIYIPMGGSRVTSVRRKFNLWFTMFVSGVWHGAQWTFVFWGSLNGFFYFLEEVWKEWFPDQKNETETKHWYAAPLWLFQNLLNSSIFFLGAVFFRSLTWENAWIHIRGIFTFQAGQIRPYMWKDFLWILFFLYLGHIIGYFIFEKGKGKQIPASLEFALYPILFLVLNLATPENSVPFIYFQF
- a CDS encoding transketolase family protein — its product is MGAPSQSTADKKATRDAYGEALVELGASRQDVVVLDADLSGSTKTADFKKKYPERFFNVGVAEQNLVGHAAGLALSGFVPFASSFAMFLSGRAWEVVRNSVVYPKVNVKLVASHGGITVGEDGASHQCIEDFAIMRVIPEMTVICPSDFNETKQVIHAIADYKGPVYVRVGRPAIPVIERENYKFQIGKAEVISEGKDVCIIANGVMVNEAMIAVGLLKEKGINASLLNMATIKPLDKDAIIAKAKECGAVVTCEEHNVIGGLGSAVSELLSEEYPVPVIKVGMKDTFGKSGTWSGLLDYFGLRAKDVVSHVEIAISKKKK
- a CDS encoding DUF3332 family protein translates to MKKILKAALVGLLSIGLFANCFGKFGVTKAVYSFNGNIQIGTGKVAGFFRSLLMLFPISIAYYVGGILDVLVFNLIEFWTDKNPIAMAEYDFDGKLVKEYSQDGQTITLTYTEWGKVLKMEAPTQKGMEAVYFLKDKPEKAFRLVNGKYVEILQVSGPILPPLSAKHI
- a CDS encoding lysophospholipid acyltransferase family protein; this translates as MIPDNKQKPYSKTKYIILSWVVHFIVRVWYLFIRNQKFIIPDASANAIEKGSGYIIAVFHETTLSLYRHATQYLKRKKKADMVALVSQSKDGEIIHQTFARSNLRSVRGSSTRGGTGAFRNILKEMKQGAVPIFTVDGPKGPRREVKPGVIVTASLTGFPILYLHSCYDRAYTFKSWDRHFFPKFGARLFIQYGEPFFVPKGLSESQMDEYAKKLEIAMGKNAENLESYVRERFPDNSIDVPPKL